From Thermonema lapsum, the proteins below share one genomic window:
- a CDS encoding DUF4837 family protein, translating to MKKTQYRFLLGGILLLVALSVAFIFWQGRKKETAGTRPTYQPAASGTVGKILVSMDPTAWKAGIGEQVRHCLQLPVPGLPQPEPFFTYMFISPPDFDGFKIFRQVLFVADLSDSSAATRRILRLLNPEELQQFSASKQTATLFLQYDRYAKGQLLVFLVGKNSQALQRYLQDEASQEQLLFVFEDHLTTYMSESIQRAKVHAVSLMNTLKRKFGLSFSLPPNYKEVLSDKDFIWIGTVSDNAYQNIWISRLPLRAKEMYDTTFIIQHRDRIGKHFLRYNPKREGSFVQTETRVPLHVRDTHLNDIPVREYAGLWVLESRRRGGGFVGYAFEHKGYFYYIEAYIYAPSREKLPILRRLKGILNTVQLFDNREESPVALR from the coding sequence ATGAAGAAGACTCAATACCGCTTTTTGTTGGGGGGCATACTTTTGTTGGTTGCCCTCTCTGTTGCTTTTATCTTTTGGCAAGGCAGAAAAAAAGAGACAGCAGGCACACGTCCCACCTACCAACCGGCAGCCAGCGGCACTGTAGGTAAAATACTTGTAAGTATGGACCCCACCGCATGGAAAGCAGGCATTGGCGAACAAGTACGCCATTGCCTACAACTGCCTGTGCCAGGACTACCGCAACCAGAGCCTTTTTTTACATACATGTTCATATCGCCGCCCGATTTCGATGGTTTTAAGATATTCCGTCAGGTGTTGTTTGTAGCCGACCTAAGTGATTCTTCGGCTGCCACTCGCCGCATTTTGCGCCTACTCAATCCCGAAGAGTTGCAGCAGTTCAGCGCCAGCAAGCAAACTGCCACCCTGTTTTTGCAATACGACCGCTACGCCAAAGGACAGTTACTCGTTTTTCTTGTAGGCAAAAACTCCCAAGCCCTACAACGCTATTTACAAGACGAAGCCAGCCAAGAGCAGCTGCTCTTTGTCTTTGAAGACCACTTGACTACTTACATGTCAGAAAGCATTCAAAGAGCCAAAGTGCATGCCGTCAGCCTCATGAATACCCTCAAACGAAAGTTCGGACTTAGCTTCTCACTTCCCCCCAACTACAAAGAAGTGCTGAGCGACAAGGACTTTATATGGATAGGCACAGTTTCTGACAATGCCTATCAAAACATATGGATAAGCCGTCTGCCTCTTCGAGCCAAAGAAATGTATGATACTACTTTTATCATTCAGCACCGCGACCGTATAGGCAAGCACTTTTTGCGCTACAATCCCAAGCGCGAAGGCTCTTTTGTGCAAACCGAAACGCGCGTGCCCCTGCATGTCAGAGATACCCACCTCAACGACATCCCCGTGCGGGAGTATGCAGGCTTATGGGTGCTCGAAAGCCGACGACGTGGCGGCGGATTTGTAGGCTATGCCTTTGAGCATAAAGGCTACTTCTACTACATAGAAGCCTACATTTATGCCCCGAGCAGAGAAAAACTACCCATACTTCGCCGCTTAAAGGGTATTTTAAACACCGTGCAACTGTTTGATAACAGAGAAGAAAGCCCCGTAGCGCTCAGATAA
- a CDS encoding acyl-CoA thioesterase: MEKLPQSQQPQHVFSNYIEEKVRRSETRIFKAVFPDLTNHYDTLFGGTAMQMMDEVAFITATRFTRLPVVTIASDRIEFKKPIPAGTIVELVGKVVKIGNTSLDVRVDIYVESMYAEEREKAISGTFTFVAIDKERRPISVLANSPLPHSGDKKE, from the coding sequence ATGGAAAAATTACCACAATCTCAGCAGCCGCAACACGTTTTTAGCAACTACATCGAAGAAAAGGTAAGGCGTTCGGAGACCCGTATTTTTAAAGCTGTATTTCCGGACCTTACTAACCACTATGACACACTTTTTGGAGGAACCGCCATGCAGATGATGGATGAAGTGGCATTCATCACCGCTACCCGCTTTACTCGCCTGCCGGTGGTAACCATAGCCAGCGACCGCATTGAATTCAAGAAGCCCATACCGGCGGGAACTATCGTGGAATTGGTGGGCAAAGTGGTCAAAATAGGCAATACCAGCCTGGATGTGCGTGTGGATATTTACGTGGAAAGCATGTATGCTGAAGAAAGAGAAAAAGCTATTTCGGGCACATTTACCTTTGTTGCTATCGATAAAGAGCGCCGACCGATTAGTGTGCTTGCCAACTCTCCGCTTCCTCATTCCGGAGACAAAAAAGAATAG
- the cysQ gene encoding 3'(2'),5'-bisphosphate nucleotidase CysQ produces the protein MDIELQQIIETVYEAGAVIMHYFRSAHLQVEQKKDDSPLTVADRESNTVLTHMLQRYSGHPVVSEENPMLPYEERRRWGKFWLIDPLDGTKSFIRGEETFTVNVALVEGQLPVVGILYAPAYDTLYYAIRGQGAFYIEHHGRPQALKRPPMPAYLTALISKSHQGTKDKELLLGLPVKHFVPMSSALKFARVAEGKAHIYVRTGPTMEWDTAAGQVIVEEVGGVVLDLDGNMLVYNKEKMCNEGFVCKLYPELQTFSSVEQ, from the coding sequence ATGGACATAGAACTACAACAAATCATAGAAACGGTATATGAAGCCGGTGCGGTGATTATGCACTATTTTCGTTCGGCACATTTACAAGTAGAACAAAAAAAAGATGATTCGCCCTTGACCGTAGCCGACCGTGAGTCGAATACTGTCTTGACGCATATGTTGCAACGCTACAGTGGGCATCCGGTAGTGTCGGAAGAAAACCCCATGCTTCCTTATGAAGAGCGCCGGCGTTGGGGTAAGTTCTGGCTTATAGACCCCCTCGACGGCACCAAATCATTCATTCGTGGCGAAGAAACCTTTACCGTCAATGTGGCACTTGTCGAAGGGCAATTACCGGTAGTTGGTATTCTATATGCGCCGGCTTACGACACACTTTATTATGCCATCCGGGGGCAAGGAGCTTTCTATATCGAACACCATGGGCGCCCGCAAGCATTGAAGCGCCCACCCATGCCGGCTTATTTGACAGCGCTCATTAGCAAATCGCACCAGGGCACCAAAGACAAAGAGCTGCTACTCGGCTTGCCAGTAAAGCACTTTGTGCCCATGAGCAGTGCCTTGAAGTTTGCGAGGGTAGCCGAAGGGAAAGCCCATATTTACGTGCGCACCGGACCCACGATGGAGTGGGATACGGCAGCTGGGCAGGTTATCGTGGAAGAGGTCGGAGGCGTGGTGTTGGACTTAGATGGTAACATGCTGGTTTACAATAAAGAAAAGATGTGCAATGAGGGCTTTGTTTGCAAATTGTATCCGGAATTGCAAACATTTTCGTCGGTAGAACAATGA
- a CDS encoding alkane 1-monooxygenase, translated as MKVSKILIRKIGFLSAFILPVLLIAGYYQGGIGYFYPLIFAFVCIPLMDYYVGEDRYNVPQSLERILSTERYYRFITHSWAYLQVLLVMWACWAAAQNPSRPWYEWLGFTLSTGVVTGGIGITVAHELGHKNNRYDQWMAQLILMTVCYMHFFIEHNYGHHVHVATPQDPATARRGESFYRFWWRTVAGSFRSAWNIEKNRLNKERKAFWSIHNRMLWYVVLPLLYVGFVFVLVSASVNRLAWEVIPFFFAQSIVAFSLLEVVNYIEHYGLERRQLPNGRYERVRPIHSWNASHMISNFFLFQLQRHSDHHAYASRPYQILRHFDESPQLPAGYPSMILLALVPPLWFRIMDKKLDEWQSTYGAPPAAA; from the coding sequence ATGAAAGTGAGCAAAATACTCATAAGAAAAATAGGCTTTTTAAGCGCCTTCATTCTACCGGTGCTTTTAATTGCTGGCTACTATCAAGGGGGCATTGGCTACTTCTACCCTCTCATCTTCGCCTTTGTGTGCATTCCGCTCATGGATTACTATGTGGGTGAAGACCGCTACAACGTTCCCCAATCGCTTGAACGTATCCTAAGCACGGAGCGATATTACCGTTTCATCACGCACAGCTGGGCTTACTTGCAAGTACTATTGGTTATGTGGGCTTGCTGGGCAGCGGCTCAGAACCCGTCCCGTCCTTGGTACGAATGGTTGGGTTTCACACTGAGCACTGGCGTAGTAACTGGCGGCATTGGCATCACCGTAGCGCATGAGTTGGGACACAAAAATAACCGGTACGACCAATGGATGGCACAACTCATCTTGATGACGGTTTGTTATATGCATTTCTTCATTGAGCACAACTATGGACATCATGTGCATGTAGCCACTCCACAAGACCCGGCTACTGCCCGACGCGGTGAATCTTTTTACCGCTTCTGGTGGCGCACGGTGGCGGGCAGCTTCCGCAGTGCATGGAATATAGAAAAAAACAGATTGAATAAAGAAAGAAAAGCCTTTTGGAGCATACACAATCGTATGCTTTGGTATGTAGTGCTGCCCTTGCTTTACGTGGGGTTTGTCTTTGTGTTGGTAAGTGCTTCGGTCAATCGTCTTGCCTGGGAGGTCATTCCTTTCTTCTTTGCACAAAGCATAGTGGCTTTCAGCTTACTGGAAGTGGTCAACTATATAGAACATTACGGCTTGGAACGTCGTCAGCTGCCCAATGGGCGCTACGAACGCGTGCGCCCTATCCACTCGTGGAATGCCAGCCACATGATAAGCAACTTCTTCCTTTTCCAATTGCAGCGCCACTCCGACCACCACGCCTATGCCAGCCGCCCCTATCAAATACTGCGACACTTCGACGAAAGCCCCCAACTGCCGGCTGGCTATCCTAGTATGATTCTACTGGCACTGGTGCCGCCTCTCTGGTTTCGCATCATGGACAAAAAACTCGACGAATGGCAAAGCACCTACGGAGCACCCCCAGCTGCCGCTTAA